Proteins encoded together in one Nocardioides marinisabuli window:
- a CDS encoding ATP-grasp domain-containing protein gives MHVLAAARSLSAAGWEVGVAASHGRPTYSRAVRRDHEVPPPEADPDAFVAALARLVAEHGYDVVFGADDIEVLLVSARRDEIGCVVPYGEHTDVVAAVDKLALVEAAQRVGLAAPRTVAATAEALEMVDGPVVVKARLHWDPTAGGSARHLMARVCAGREEAQQVARLMSAAGGEPLLQEVVDGRLSALSVVVDRQGRLLGAVQQWSPRLSGRLTSSRAVTVPVDPDLLAGVRRLLAELGWWGLANLQFMTAPGGAPRLIDLNGRFYGSLALAVGSGVALPDLWARAALGDDVTPAGPGRVGVRFQSFFEDLSRARVERRGGLARDVLSTLAQAPGSVHPHARLRDPGPVLAVLRNRWRDG, from the coding sequence GTGCACGTGCTGGCCGCGGCGCGCTCGCTGAGCGCAGCCGGCTGGGAGGTCGGGGTGGCCGCCTCGCACGGGCGGCCGACGTACTCGCGCGCGGTGCGCCGCGACCACGAGGTGCCGCCCCCCGAGGCCGACCCCGACGCCTTCGTCGCCGCGCTGGCGCGGCTGGTGGCCGAGCACGGCTACGACGTCGTCTTCGGCGCCGACGACATCGAGGTGCTGCTGGTCTCGGCCCGCCGCGACGAGATCGGGTGCGTGGTGCCCTACGGCGAGCACACCGACGTGGTGGCCGCGGTCGACAAGCTGGCCCTGGTCGAGGCGGCCCAGCGCGTCGGGCTCGCGGCGCCGCGCACCGTGGCCGCGACCGCCGAGGCGCTGGAGATGGTCGACGGCCCGGTCGTGGTGAAGGCCCGGCTGCACTGGGACCCCACCGCCGGTGGCAGCGCGCGCCACCTGATGGCCCGGGTGTGCGCCGGTCGTGAGGAGGCGCAGCAGGTGGCGCGGCTGATGAGCGCGGCCGGCGGCGAGCCGCTGCTGCAGGAGGTCGTCGACGGTCGGCTCTCGGCGCTGAGCGTCGTCGTCGACCGTCAGGGGCGCCTGCTCGGGGCCGTGCAGCAGTGGAGCCCGCGGCTCTCGGGCCGGCTCACCAGCTCGCGGGCCGTGACCGTCCCCGTCGACCCCGACCTGCTCGCCGGCGTACGACGGCTGCTCGCGGAGCTGGGCTGGTGGGGGTTGGCGAACCTGCAGTTCATGACGGCGCCCGGCGGGGCGCCCCGGCTTATCGACCTCAACGGCCGCTTCTACGGCAGCCTCGCGCTGGCCGTCGGCAGCGGTGTCGCCCTGCCCGACCTGTGGGCGCGCGCCGCGCTCGGCGACGACGTCACCCCGGCCGGACCCGGCCGGGTGGGGGTGCGCTTCCAGTCGTTCTTCGAGGACCTGTCACGGGCGCGGGTCGAGCGCCGTGGGGGCCTGGCCCGCGACGTGCTGTCGACGCTGGCGCAGGCGCCGGGCTCGGTGCACCCGCACGCCCGGCTGCGCGACCCGGGGCCGGTGCTGGCGGTGCTCCGGAACAGGTGGCGCGATGGCTGA
- a CDS encoding glycosyltransferase family 4 protein, whose protein sequence is MRVAVVTESFLPQVNGVTNTVRQVVDHLRRTGHQAIIVAPGPGPSSYDGVPVVRVRSVGLPTYRSFPIGLPDAAVHRALADFRPDVVHLASPIALGAVGLRAARRLGVPTVAVYQTDVAGFARHYRVRADLLASAWVGRLHRRVDRTLVPSTTSYAQLRAMGVGDLHLWRRGVSLDLFDPARRSAELHARWAPDGECVVGYVGRLAPEKQVRRLVEVSRLPGVRVVVVGDGPEREALERRMPGAVFTGMLGGADLARAFASLDAFVHPGESETFCQTVQEAQASGVPVVAVAAGGPLDLVEHDRTGLLYDPRRTGGLEAQVARLVADPALRADLAARAAGEVAQRSWASVVGQLVEEHYRAVLRPAAHRSAA, encoded by the coding sequence ATGCGCGTCGCCGTGGTCACCGAGTCGTTCCTGCCCCAGGTCAACGGGGTCACCAACACCGTGCGCCAGGTCGTCGACCACCTGCGCCGCACCGGCCACCAGGCGATCATCGTCGCGCCCGGCCCCGGCCCGTCGTCGTACGACGGGGTGCCGGTGGTGCGGGTGCGCTCGGTGGGGCTGCCGACCTACCGCTCCTTCCCGATCGGGCTGCCCGACGCCGCCGTCCACCGCGCCCTGGCCGACTTCCGCCCCGACGTGGTTCACCTGGCCTCGCCGATCGCCCTCGGGGCGGTGGGCCTGCGCGCCGCGCGCCGCCTCGGGGTGCCCACGGTCGCCGTCTACCAGACCGACGTCGCCGGCTTCGCGCGGCACTACCGGGTGCGCGCCGACCTGCTGGCCAGCGCGTGGGTGGGCCGGCTGCACCGCCGCGTCGACCGCACCCTGGTGCCCTCGACGACGTCGTACGCCCAGCTGCGGGCGATGGGTGTCGGCGACCTGCACCTGTGGCGCCGCGGGGTCTCGCTCGACCTCTTCGACCCCGCCCGCCGCAGCGCGGAGCTGCACGCCCGGTGGGCGCCGGACGGCGAGTGCGTCGTGGGCTACGTCGGTCGCCTGGCCCCGGAGAAGCAGGTGCGTCGGCTGGTGGAGGTCTCGCGCCTGCCCGGGGTGAGGGTCGTGGTCGTCGGCGACGGCCCCGAGCGCGAGGCCCTGGAGCGCCGGATGCCCGGGGCGGTCTTCACCGGCATGCTCGGCGGCGCCGACCTGGCCCGCGCCTTCGCCAGCCTCGACGCCTTCGTCCACCCCGGCGAGTCGGAGACCTTCTGCCAGACCGTGCAGGAGGCCCAGGCCAGCGGGGTGCCGGTGGTGGCCGTGGCCGCGGGAGGACCGCTCGACCTGGTCGAGCACGACCGCACCGGGCTGCTCTACGACCCGCGCCGCACGGGTGGCCTGGAGGCGCAGGTCGCGCGGCTCGTCGCCGACCCCGCCCTGCGCGCCGACCTGGCCGCCCGGGCCGCCGGCGAGGTGGCCCAGCGCAGCTGGGCGTCCGTCGTGGGCCAGCTCGTCGAGGAGCACTACCGAGCCGTGCTGCGCCCCGCCGCGCACCGATCGGCGGCCTGA
- a CDS encoding GNAT family N-acetyltransferase, translated as MADGPGRRARLVPLRDVDTALRDAWHDLAGRAVEPNPYVEPGPVLAAARHLPACADRRAARGRAGRRVELALPVLRSRSYRRVPVPTYRAWGHDDCFLETPLLDSPDPEATWRSALARLATGASGWLSFEQLPGDGPVRTALEGALASRAAPVALACTDRPVVHRRAEPTYLDGRLSSSRRRRLGRWGRRLERELGAPVGLEERSAEDPEAAVARFLALEAAGWKGESGTALAADPARGAAFTETFVEAAARGRAQLWELRGGDTVVAALCVLVGGDGAFHVKTAFDEAFASTSPGLQLEVAVLEAFHDDPALGWIDSGSVEDPASPSTMLYPDRRRLDTLVVPLRGRVALAPALALRATMRWRDRRSEAEH; from the coding sequence ATGGCTGACGGACCTGGTCGACGTGCCCGCCTGGTGCCGCTGCGCGACGTCGACACCGCGCTGCGCGACGCCTGGCACGACCTGGCCGGTCGAGCCGTCGAGCCCAACCCCTACGTCGAGCCCGGCCCGGTGCTCGCGGCCGCCCGGCACCTGCCCGCCTGCGCCGACCGCCGAGCTGCTCGTGGTCGAGCGGGGCGGCGCGTCGAGCTGGCGCTGCCGGTGCTCCGCTCGCGCTCCTACCGTCGGGTCCCCGTGCCGACCTACCGGGCCTGGGGCCACGACGACTGCTTCCTCGAGACCCCGCTGCTCGACAGCCCCGACCCCGAGGCCACCTGGCGCAGCGCCCTCGCCCGGCTCGCCACCGGTGCGAGTGGCTGGCTGTCCTTCGAGCAGCTGCCCGGCGACGGCCCGGTGCGTACGGCGCTCGAGGGCGCCCTCGCCTCACGCGCGGCGCCGGTGGCGCTGGCCTGCACCGACCGGCCCGTGGTGCACCGCCGCGCCGAGCCGACGTACCTCGACGGGCGGTTGAGCTCGTCGCGCCGGCGCCGGCTCGGGCGCTGGGGGCGGCGCCTCGAGCGCGAGCTCGGCGCCCCGGTCGGGCTGGAGGAGCGCTCCGCCGAGGACCCCGAGGCCGCCGTCGCCCGCTTCCTGGCCCTGGAGGCAGCGGGCTGGAAGGGCGAGTCGGGCACCGCGCTGGCCGCCGACCCCGCGCGCGGGGCCGCCTTCACCGAGACCTTCGTCGAGGCCGCAGCCCGCGGCAGGGCCCAGCTGTGGGAGCTGCGCGGCGGCGACACGGTCGTGGCGGCGCTGTGCGTGCTGGTCGGCGGTGACGGTGCCTTCCACGTCAAGACCGCCTTCGACGAGGCCTTCGCCTCGACCTCGCCCGGGCTGCAGCTCGAGGTCGCGGTGCTCGAGGCCTTCCACGACGACCCCGCGCTCGGGTGGATCGACTCGGGCTCGGTCGAGGACCCCGCCAGCCCCTCGACGATGCTCTACCCCGACCGCCGGCGGCTCGACACGCTGGTCGTGCCGCTGCGCGGTCGCGTGGCACTCGCCCCGGCGCTCGCGCTGCGCGCCACGATGCGGTGGCGCGACCGGCGCTCCGAGGCCGAGCACTGA
- a CDS encoding FAD-binding oxidoreductase produces the protein MTTTAPTSPGTRADRPPWEELTALLRGPLVLPDDDAYDEVRAVYNGMIDRRPAALARCRDTVDVVAAVGFAREHGLDLAIRGGGHNAGGLGVWDDALVVDLSLMRSVRVDPTTATVRVDGGCTWQDVDHATVGFGLATPTGFLSSTGVGGLTLGGGVGYLSRRYGLTVDNLLSADVVLADGRLVTADAEHHPDLFWALRGGGGNFGVVTSFEFRCHPVGEGGVVIGGPVLYDIGDTAEVLRWYRELLPSLPEELSGWFGVMTIPPAAPFPEELWGRKACGIVWCYTGPHDRADELLDPVRSFGEPLVVGMHEMPFNVLQSAFNALYPAGLQWYWRADMYESISDEAVDVHSRYGEALPTGHSTMHLYPIDGAAARVPQDATAFAYRSGGWAGVMVGVSPDPADNAAMTEWARSYWSELHPTSAGGAYVNFMMDEGEDRVRAAYRGNYARLVQVKTAYDPTNFFHVNQNIRPAGA, from the coding sequence ATGACCACGACCGCACCCACCAGCCCCGGCACGCGCGCCGACCGTCCTCCCTGGGAGGAGCTGACGGCCCTGCTGCGCGGCCCGCTCGTGCTGCCCGACGACGACGCCTACGACGAGGTCCGCGCCGTCTACAACGGCATGATCGACCGCCGGCCGGCGGCACTCGCGCGCTGCCGCGACACCGTCGACGTGGTCGCCGCGGTCGGCTTCGCCCGCGAGCACGGCCTCGACCTCGCCATCCGCGGCGGCGGCCACAACGCCGGCGGGCTGGGGGTCTGGGACGACGCCCTGGTCGTCGACCTGTCGCTGATGCGCTCGGTGCGCGTCGACCCGACCACGGCCACGGTGCGCGTCGACGGCGGCTGCACCTGGCAGGACGTCGACCACGCCACGGTCGGCTTCGGCCTGGCCACCCCCACCGGCTTCCTCAGCTCGACCGGCGTCGGCGGCCTGACCCTGGGCGGCGGGGTCGGCTACCTGAGCCGCCGCTACGGACTGACGGTGGACAACCTGCTCTCGGCCGACGTGGTGCTCGCCGACGGCCGGCTCGTCACGGCCGACGCCGAGCACCACCCCGACCTGTTCTGGGCGCTGCGCGGCGGCGGCGGCAACTTCGGCGTCGTCACCTCCTTCGAGTTCCGCTGCCACCCGGTCGGCGAGGGCGGCGTGGTCATCGGCGGCCCGGTGCTCTACGACATCGGTGACACCGCCGAGGTGCTGCGGTGGTACCGCGAGCTGCTGCCCTCGCTGCCCGAGGAGCTCAGCGGCTGGTTCGGGGTGATGACCATCCCGCCGGCCGCGCCCTTCCCCGAGGAGCTGTGGGGCCGCAAGGCCTGCGGCATCGTCTGGTGCTACACCGGCCCGCACGACCGCGCCGACGAGCTGCTCGACCCTGTGCGCTCCTTCGGCGAGCCCCTCGTGGTGGGCATGCACGAGATGCCCTTCAACGTGCTGCAGTCGGCCTTCAACGCCCTCTACCCCGCCGGGCTGCAGTGGTACTGGCGCGCCGACATGTACGAGTCCATCAGCGACGAGGCCGTCGACGTCCACAGCAGGTACGGCGAGGCGCTGCCGACCGGGCACTCCACGATGCACCTCTACCCCATCGACGGGGCGGCGGCGCGGGTGCCGCAGGACGCCACGGCCTTCGCCTACCGCTCGGGCGGCTGGGCGGGGGTGATGGTCGGGGTCAGCCCCGACCCGGCCGACAACGCAGCGATGACCGAGTGGGCCAGGAGCTACTGGTCCGAGCTGCACCCGACCTCGGCCGGCGGCGCCTACGTCAACTTCATGATGGACGAGGGCGAGGACCGGGTCCGGGCGGCCTACCGCGGCAACTACGCGCGCCTGGTGCAGGTGAAGACGGCCTACGACCCGACCAACTTCTTCCACGTCAACCAGAACATCCGCCCGGCCGGGGCCTGA
- a CDS encoding co-chaperone YbbN, with protein sequence MTQQPFSRPGAIDLSALKRPAQAPPAQPGAPGAPGAGAGGSSAGGAGGAGAYAVQVDEQNFQTTIESSMTAPVLLAFYSRTQLPESGQMADDLATLADEFDGRFLVGLVDVDTSPQIAQAVQVQSLPYVVAVLEGRPAPLLQDVVPLEELRGALTQVVQQLTAQGMTGRHQPRAGAPAGDEGEAEQVDPRYAAAQDALGSGDIDLAVAEYQKLVDANPADAEAVAGLAIAKVMQRTQGVDLHAARAAAAANPDDVEAQTLCADLDLAGGHVEDAFNRLVDLVRRTSGDDRTKAREHLLGLFAAVGNDDERVLRGRGNLANALF encoded by the coding sequence ATGACGCAGCAGCCGTTCTCCCGTCCCGGTGCGATCGACCTCTCCGCCCTCAAGCGCCCCGCCCAGGCGCCGCCCGCCCAGCCCGGTGCCCCCGGTGCCCCCGGTGCCGGCGCGGGCGGCAGCAGTGCCGGTGGTGCCGGTGGTGCGGGGGCCTACGCCGTGCAGGTCGACGAGCAGAACTTCCAGACCACCATCGAGTCGTCGATGACCGCCCCGGTGCTGCTGGCCTTCTACTCGCGCACCCAGCTGCCCGAGAGCGGCCAGATGGCCGACGACCTCGCGACGCTGGCCGACGAGTTCGACGGCCGCTTCCTGGTCGGCCTCGTCGACGTCGACACCTCCCCGCAGATCGCCCAGGCGGTGCAAGTCCAGTCGCTGCCCTACGTGGTGGCCGTGCTCGAGGGCCGCCCGGCGCCGCTGCTGCAGGACGTCGTGCCGCTCGAGGAGCTGCGGGGCGCGCTGACCCAGGTCGTGCAGCAGCTCACCGCGCAGGGGATGACCGGGCGCCACCAGCCGCGTGCGGGCGCCCCGGCCGGCGACGAGGGCGAGGCCGAGCAGGTCGACCCCCGCTACGCCGCCGCCCAGGACGCGCTGGGCTCGGGCGACATCGACCTCGCGGTCGCGGAGTACCAGAAGCTCGTCGACGCCAACCCCGCCGACGCCGAGGCCGTCGCCGGCCTGGCGATCGCCAAGGTCATGCAGCGCACCCAGGGCGTCGACCTGCACGCCGCGCGGGCCGCGGCGGCGGCGAACCCCGACGACGTCGAGGCGCAGACGCTCTGCGCCGACCTCGACCTGGCCGGCGGCCACGTCGAGGACGCCTTCAACCGCCTGGTCGACCTCGTGCGCCGCACCAGCGGCGACGACCGCACCAAGGCCCGCGAGCACCTCCTGGGCCTCTTCGCCGCCGTCGGCAACGACGACGAGCGGGTGCTGCGCGGGCGCGGCAACCTGGCCAACGCCCTCTTCTGA
- a CDS encoding glycosyltransferase: protein MVALAAEAPVTFHGHVAGRRALAERLGRADVALSVCPGETFGLAVLEALACGTPVVTASYGGARELVGRRVRRLGPPGRGDLADAVLALAARPEHVVRSAARARAEVFGWDRTVHDMLAVHAGLRPAARDVPAAGAPAGRTA from the coding sequence CTGGTCGCCCTGGCCGCCGAGGCCCCGGTGACCTTCCACGGCCACGTCGCGGGCCGCCGCGCGCTCGCCGAGCGGCTCGGCCGCGCCGACGTCGCGCTCTCGGTCTGCCCCGGCGAGACCTTCGGGCTGGCGGTCCTCGAGGCCCTGGCCTGCGGCACCCCCGTGGTCACGGCGTCGTACGGCGGCGCGCGGGAGCTCGTCGGACGACGTGTGCGGCGCCTGGGGCCGCCCGGGCGGGGTGACCTGGCCGACGCGGTGCTGGCGCTCGCCGCCCGGCCCGAGCACGTGGTGCGCAGCGCCGCCCGGGCCCGGGCCGAGGTCTTCGGCTGGGACCGGACCGTGCACGACATGCTCGCCGTGCACGCCGGCCTCAGGCCGGCAGCGAGGGACGTGCCGGCCGCCGGGGCGCCGGCAGGCCGGACGGCCTGA
- a CDS encoding AAA family ATPase, with the protein MLRVRVLGERSAVDDETGEVLTRSSRTIALIAYLALHPGSPQPRSRIAEAFWPDSAQQQALTNLRRELHQLRRLPGADASVVVTATDLTWVGTGEVAVDLVEHLAGRARALDGTHDDPDTLLAEGQRALAAYGGDLLPGLYDEWVLTQRAGLVDGARELCGALAVAAGAARRWDLAVRAARRRITLDPLDETAYRDLMRLQAEQGDRAGALATFHRCADVLEEQLGVRPDPATCELRDRLVADRAAAEPEPPEPTSVGLVGRADELAWLERALEDAARGSVRTVLVTGEPGVGKTRLVDELVQRAAAAGACVAGAHCYADAAPLPLAPVAQWLAEPALEPWLAALPAPWREEVDRLLPGGGGSADGGGGRGVVDAWRRHRFSRGLAEALRPPGRVVVLVLENAQWCDLETLELLGLLRSDDPRRPLLLVLTARSGDLGAGPGLDGWVRRARAAAPVRELPLRPLGPSASAPCCSACAPGPRPSRPGSCTPRREVSRCTWSRRCGATRGWSTSTWPPPTSASCCGAASTTSTPSAGASSTWRPRSGATWRSTCSWPPPISPPRRWCVPSTSCGAGGS; encoded by the coding sequence ATGCTCCGCGTGCGGGTCCTGGGAGAGCGCAGCGCCGTCGACGACGAGACCGGCGAGGTGCTGACCCGTTCGTCGCGCACGATCGCGCTGATCGCCTACCTCGCGCTGCACCCGGGCAGCCCCCAGCCGCGCTCCCGGATCGCCGAGGCCTTCTGGCCCGACTCCGCTCAGCAGCAGGCCCTGACCAACCTGCGGCGCGAGCTGCACCAGCTGCGCCGGCTCCCCGGCGCCGACGCCTCGGTGGTCGTCACCGCCACCGACCTGACCTGGGTCGGGACCGGGGAGGTCGCGGTCGACCTGGTCGAGCACCTCGCCGGCCGGGCCCGCGCCCTCGACGGCACCCACGACGACCCCGACACGCTGCTCGCCGAGGGCCAGCGCGCCCTCGCGGCGTACGGCGGCGACCTGCTGCCCGGCCTGTACGACGAGTGGGTGCTGACCCAGCGCGCCGGCCTGGTCGACGGGGCCCGCGAGCTGTGCGGCGCGCTGGCCGTGGCCGCCGGCGCGGCGCGACGCTGGGACCTGGCGGTGCGCGCCGCCCGGCGGCGCATCACGCTCGACCCGCTCGACGAGACCGCCTACCGCGACCTGATGCGGCTGCAGGCCGAGCAGGGCGACCGGGCGGGGGCGCTGGCCACCTTCCACCGCTGCGCCGACGTGCTGGAGGAGCAGCTGGGCGTGCGACCCGACCCGGCCACCTGCGAGCTGCGCGACCGGCTGGTGGCCGACCGGGCCGCCGCCGAGCCGGAGCCCCCGGAGCCCACCTCCGTGGGCCTGGTGGGGCGGGCCGACGAGCTCGCGTGGCTCGAGCGGGCGCTGGAGGACGCGGCGCGCGGCTCGGTGCGCACCGTGCTGGTCACCGGCGAGCCCGGCGTCGGCAAGACGCGCCTCGTCGACGAGCTGGTGCAGCGTGCCGCGGCGGCGGGGGCCTGCGTGGCCGGCGCCCACTGCTACGCCGACGCGGCCCCGCTCCCGCTGGCCCCGGTGGCGCAGTGGCTCGCCGAGCCGGCGCTCGAGCCGTGGCTGGCGGCCCTGCCCGCCCCGTGGCGCGAGGAGGTCGACCGCCTGCTGCCCGGCGGCGGGGGCAGCGCCGACGGCGGCGGCGGCCGCGGTGTCGTGGACGCCTGGCGACGCCACCGGTTCTCCCGCGGCCTCGCCGAGGCGCTGCGCCCGCCCGGGCGCGTGGTCGTGCTGGTGCTCGAGAACGCGCAGTGGTGCGACCTCGAGACCCTCGAGCTGCTCGGCCTGCTGCGCAGCGACGACCCGCGGCGCCCGCTGCTGCTGGTGCTGACCGCCCGCAGCGGCGACCTGGGCGCCGGTCCCGGCCTCGACGGCTGGGTACGCCGTGCGCGCGCGGCAGCCCCGGTGCGCGAGCTGCCCCTGCGACCGCTGGGCCCCTCGGCGAGCGCGCCCTGCTGCAGCGCCTGTGCCCCGGGGCCACGACCGAGCAGGCCCGGCTCCTGCACGCCGCGACGGGAGGTTTCCCGCTGCACCTGGTCGAGGCGGTGCGGCGCGACCCGGGGCTGGTCGACCTCGACGTGGCCTCCCCCGACCTCGGCGAGCTGCTGCGGAGCCGCTTCGACGACCTCGACGCCGAGTGCCGGGGCGTCGTCGACCTGGCGGCCGCGGTCGGGCGCGACGTGGCGCTCGACCTGCTCGTGGCCGCCTCCGATCTCTCCCCCGAGGCGGTGGTGCGTGCCGTCGACGAGCTGTGGCGCCGGCGGATCCTGA
- a CDS encoding EI24 domain-containing protein — MALLDGVAGAAYVGRGLATWRRRPGLMLLGAVPALLVLLVVLAALVALLVNLGDLVAWATPFADGWAEALRGLLRLGLGLLVLVGFLVLTSVTFTAATLAVGDPFYARIWRETEAWLGGPVPTSGLSAWRSVSDSLVLVALGLATALGVLLVGLLPVVGAVVGAVAGLAVSGWLLAGELLARPLEARGMDRVQRRDLLRGHRARVLGFGMATQACFLVPLGAVAVMPAAVVGATVLARDLLTRPTSPADPAQTSR, encoded by the coding sequence ATGGCCCTGCTCGACGGCGTCGCCGGGGCGGCGTACGTCGGGCGCGGGCTGGCGACCTGGCGGCGCCGGCCCGGGCTGATGCTGCTCGGCGCGGTGCCCGCCCTGCTGGTGCTGCTGGTGGTCCTGGCGGCGCTGGTCGCGCTCCTGGTCAACCTCGGCGACCTCGTCGCCTGGGCCACGCCGTTCGCCGACGGGTGGGCCGAGGCGCTGCGCGGGCTGCTGCGCCTGGGGCTCGGGCTGCTGGTGCTGGTCGGCTTCCTGGTGCTCACCTCGGTCACCTTCACCGCCGCCACGCTGGCGGTCGGGGACCCCTTCTACGCGCGCATCTGGCGCGAGACCGAGGCCTGGCTCGGCGGACCGGTGCCGACCTCGGGGCTCTCGGCCTGGCGCTCGGTCTCCGACTCCCTGGTGCTGGTCGCGCTCGGGCTGGCGACCGCCCTGGGCGTGCTGCTCGTGGGGCTGCTGCCGGTCGTCGGCGCGGTCGTCGGCGCCGTGGCCGGCCTCGCGGTCTCCGGCTGGCTGCTGGCCGGGGAGCTGCTGGCCCGCCCCCTGGAGGCCCGGGGCATGGACCGGGTGCAGCGCCGCGACCTGCTGCGCGGGCACCGGGCGCGGGTGCTGGGCTTCGGGATGGCCACCCAGGCGTGCTTCCTGGTGCCGCTCGGCGCGGTGGCGGTGATGCCGGCCGCCGTCGTCGGCGCCACCGTCCTGGCCCGCGACCTCCTCACCCGTCCCACATCTCCCGCCGACCCGGCGCAAACCTCGCGCTGA
- the mptB gene encoding polyprenol phosphomannose-dependent alpha 1,6 mannosyltransferase MptB, producing the protein MPATTTPRAVSSLTTLRLGVVGSVLVLLGGLVISAVPHSSWVADLAWRHSMPGRMSGLVVVVGGLGLLSAAWVRLWRAAGHGHADLHAVRRATVLFVLPLLVAPPLFSRDGWSYAAQGELTRLGLSPYTWGPGVLSGPVVEAVDPRWLATPTPYGPLPLLWGSGTARLVDSPWAMVVGHRLLALVGLALLAWALPRLAAWTRHDPAFVSALVLPSPLVLAHGVGGLHNDLLMVGLGAAALVVAAERGWVLGAATGGLAAAVKLPGGLVCLGVVLLSLHAGPACASAWAGWPRWGWSAWRCWSGSASWPGPGAAGCTRSGSPAPCTHRWPSARPSSCCCPAPGCSPRSWQWGSWCCWRWARPPATARRRCAPPPSP; encoded by the coding sequence GTGCCCGCCACCACGACCCCTCGTGCGGTCTCCTCCCTCACCACCCTGCGCCTGGGCGTCGTCGGCTCGGTGCTCGTGCTCCTCGGCGGTCTCGTGATCAGCGCCGTCCCCCACAGCTCCTGGGTCGCCGACCTCGCCTGGCGGCACTCGATGCCCGGGCGGATGAGCGGTCTCGTGGTGGTGGTCGGCGGCCTCGGGCTGCTCAGCGCCGCCTGGGTCCGGCTGTGGCGGGCCGCCGGGCACGGGCACGCCGACCTGCACGCCGTGCGCCGCGCCACCGTGCTGTTCGTCCTGCCGCTGCTGGTGGCCCCTCCCCTGTTCAGCCGCGACGGCTGGAGCTACGCGGCCCAGGGCGAGCTGACCCGGCTGGGGCTCTCCCCCTACACCTGGGGCCCCGGCGTGCTCTCCGGGCCGGTCGTCGAGGCCGTCGACCCGCGCTGGCTGGCCACCCCGACGCCGTACGGCCCGCTGCCGCTGCTGTGGGGCTCGGGCACCGCGCGGCTCGTCGACTCCCCCTGGGCGATGGTCGTCGGGCACCGGCTGCTGGCCCTGGTGGGCCTGGCGCTGCTGGCCTGGGCGCTGCCGCGGCTGGCGGCCTGGACCCGCCACGACCCCGCCTTCGTCTCCGCGCTGGTCCTGCCGAGCCCGCTGGTGCTCGCCCATGGGGTCGGCGGCCTGCACAACGACCTGCTGATGGTGGGCCTGGGCGCCGCCGCCCTGGTGGTCGCGGCCGAGCGGGGGTGGGTGCTGGGAGCGGCCACCGGCGGCCTGGCCGCCGCGGTGAAGCTGCCCGGCGGGCTGGTCTGCCTCGGGGTGGTGCTGCTGAGCCTGCACGCCGGGCCGGCCTGCGCGAGCGCCTGGGCCGGGTGGCCCAGGTGGGGCTGGTCAGCGTGGCGGTGCTGGTCGGGGTCGGCGTCGTGGCCGGGACCGGGAGCGGCTGGGTGCACGCGCTCGGGGTCCCCGGCACCGTGCACACACCGCTGGCCCTCAGCGCGACCGTCGAGCTGCTGCTGCCCGGCACCCGGCTGCTCGCCCAGGTCGTGGCAGTGGGGCTCGTGGTGCTGCTGGCGCTGGGCGCGCCCACCGGCGACGGCGCGGCGGCGCTGCGCACCACCGCCCTCGCCCTGA
- a CDS encoding glycosyltransferase, which yields MRIAQLANFVGPASGGMKTAVQTLGAGYAAAGVPRLLVVPGPRDRRTATEHGDVVQLRAPRVGGGYRLIVEPWRVGEVLEQFAPTSVEVSDKATLWPVAHWARRRGVRSVLFSHERLDAMLSLRTGREVGGPGITAPVSVLNRVLARSFDEIVVTSDFARRELQQVAGAAGTTLHRVALGVDLETFTPPDDRAGRGAVLRLVHAGRLSREKSPHLAVGAAVELHRRGVPVRSTSTAPGRTATSWSPWPPRPR from the coding sequence GTGCGGATCGCCCAGCTGGCCAACTTCGTCGGGCCCGCCTCCGGGGGTATGAAGACCGCCGTGCAGACCCTCGGCGCCGGCTACGCGGCGGCCGGCGTGCCACGCCTGCTCGTGGTGCCGGGCCCGCGCGACCGGCGCACCGCCACCGAGCACGGCGACGTGGTGCAGCTGCGCGCCCCGAGGGTCGGCGGCGGCTACCGGCTGATCGTCGAGCCGTGGCGGGTCGGCGAGGTCCTCGAGCAGTTCGCGCCGACCTCGGTGGAGGTCTCCGACAAGGCGACCCTGTGGCCGGTCGCGCACTGGGCCCGCCGGCGCGGCGTGCGCTCGGTGCTGTTCTCCCACGAGCGCCTCGACGCGATGCTCTCCCTGCGCACCGGCCGCGAGGTCGGCGGCCCCGGCATCACCGCCCCGGTCTCGGTGCTCAACCGGGTGCTGGCGCGCAGCTTCGACGAGATCGTGGTGACCTCCGACTTCGCCCGCCGCGAGCTGCAGCAGGTGGCCGGCGCCGCCGGCACCACGCTGCACCGCGTCGCGCTCGGCGTCGACCTCGAGACCTTCACACCACCCGACGACCGCGCCGGGCGCGGAGCGGTGCTGCGGCTGGTGCACGCCGGCCGGCTCTCGCGGGAGAAGAGCCCGCACCTCGCGGTCGGTGCCGCGGTCGAGCTGCACCGGCGCGGCGTGCCGGTGCGCTCGACGTCTACGGCACCGGGCCGCACCGCGACGAGCTGGTCGCCCTGGCCGCCGAGGCCCCGGTGA